The genomic window GTTCGGCGGCATTTGGAAACGGCGCGTAAAGAGTAGTTCCAGTTTGTCATCTATAAAATCAAGGTGGTAAATTTCCAATTTTCCCGCACGGGCGGAAAGGCGGAAGAGTTGGGTTAAGTTCAAAACTTCTTGAGGAACGGGCCCGCATAAATCGGTCAAACGCGTTAAAATCGTTTGGGTTTTAGATTCGTCTGCGTCCATAAGTTCTTTGTAGTATTTTAAGCGGTCGGCGTCATCGGGCAGATAGTCCGGCGGGATAAAAGCAGGCACGGGCAAATTGACGGTGGCGCGCAAGTTTTTCTCTACTCGTTCTCCGCGTAATTTTTTTACTTCTGCTGCTACCAAATCGCAATACAGGCTGATGCCTACTTCGTTTACATATCCGTGTTGTTTGACGCCCAACAGTTGCCCCGCTCCGCGGATTTCCATATCCCGCAGGGCCAAGCGAAAGCCGCTTCCCAGTTCGCCGAATTCCATAAGAGCCGAAAGGCGTTTTTTGGCTTCTTCGGTAGGGTCTTTTTCTTCTTTGGGTTTCCAATAAACGGCAGACAAATCGGCAAAGTTATCTTCGGGTTGTTCGGGTTTATTAAACAACCAATCGGGGTGAAAAAGGTAACAATAGGCTTTGGTTTCTCCACGCCCGATTCTGCCGCGAAGTTGATAAAGTTGCGCCAGCCCGAAGTTTTGGGCATTTTCCACGATTAAGGTGTTGGCGTTGGTAATATCAATGCCGGACTCAATGATGGTGGAAGCCAGTAAAATATCATATTTCCCTTGGTTAAAATCCCATAAAGTTTGTTCCAATTCTTTTTCGTCCATTTGGCCGTGCGCCATGCAGATGCGCGCTTGCGGAACAAGATTTTTTAAGAAAAGATAGCGGGACTCCATACTCTGTACACTGTTATATACATAGTAGATTTGTCCTTTTCGGGCGAGTTCTTGGGTAATGGCAGCGGCGGCCAAGTCGTTATTCCAGGGAGTAACTACCGTTTTAATCGGGGTGCGTCCGCGGGGCGGTGTATCGATTAAAGAAATATCGCGCAAAGCGGAAAGAGATTGGTTAAGGGTGCGCGGGATAGGAGTGGCACTTAACATTAAGGAGTGCACCCCCGAACTTTTGGCACGGATTTTTTCCTTCTGTTTTACTCCAAATCGGTGTTCTTCGTCTATAATTACAAGGCCTAAATCTTTGAAGGCAATATCTTTGCTCATCAGGCGATGCGTGCCGATAATGATATCGCACACCCCGTTTTTGAGTTGCCCGATTACCTCTTGTTGTTCTTTGGGTGTTTGGAAACGGCAAAGCATTTGCACATGAACCGGGAACCCGGCCAAGCGTTTGGAAAAGGTTTTATAATGTTGTGCGGCCAAAATGGTAGTGGGCACAAGCATCATTACCTGTTTGCCGGATAGAACCACTTTTAAGGCCGCGCGCATGGCTACTTCGGTTTTACCGAAACCCACATCTCCCACCAATACACGATCCATGGGTTTTTGTAAATCTAAATCGTGCAAAGTTTCTTCGATGGCTTGTTGTTGCCCGGGGGTTAGCGTGTAGGGGAAGGAGTCTGCAAATTCTTGTTCGATGCGTTCGTCTCCCGGCACTTGCGGAGCCGGGGTGGCCTGGCGCAAGGCTTCCATTTTAAGGATTTCTTTAGCGGTTTTTTGGGCTTCTTCCTTTACCCGTTTTTTAACATCTTTCCACGCAATACCGCCCAGCACGGAAAGCGTAGGGCGCTTCCCGCCGGCCCCGATGTATTTTTGAACTTTCTTAAAATCGTACATGGGCACATATAGTTTGCTTCCGCGGCGGTATTCGATAATCAGGCAGTCGGTGGGATTGTCTCCCGGATCCATGAGTTCCAAGCCTAAATAGCGGCCGATGCCGTGTTCTTGGTGAACTACATAATCTCCGGCTTCTAATTCCTTAAACCGCACCCGCTTGGCTCCTTGTATATCAAATTGCTTAATCACGCGTGCGGCCTGGTAATGGCGGTTTAAGATTTCGTTGGTAGTAATAAAGGCCACTTTATCTTGCGGAGAATAAAACCCCTGTGTAAGAGAAGAAATCTTGAAACCCAATGCGTGCAGACTGGGATAATCGGCGGATAGTTCGGTCATTCTGTCGAGTTCCCCGCGGTTTAGGCAACACAAAGTAATGCGGATACCTTGTTTCTGCAAAGTGTTTACTTCTCTTTCCAATAAAGCAAAGTTGGCTTGAAAAGAGATATTGGCTTTTAGCCCGCAATCGACGGCTTGATGATGGGGAAGGCGCGTGAAAACGGCTGAAGCGGAAAAAGCGGAAAAATCTGCTTCTTTTTCCGGATCGTCAAAAATATAAATACCCGAGGAAACATAATCGGCCAAGGAAGAGGTGCAGTCATTAAACTGAACAGGTAAAATAAGGGCTTCTTCCTCGCGGGAACGAGTGTTTTGGGTATCTAAATCAAAGGAACTGATAAGTTCAATTCGGTTTCCGGAAAAATACAGGCGTAAAGGCTGCGGACGGTTCAAACAAAAAATGTCCACCACGCTTCCGCGGGCGGCGTACTGGCCGGGGGTTTCCGCGTAGTCTTCGCGGGTATAGCCGTTTTCTTCCAAGCGGTCTAATAATTGTTGGCGGGGGAGGGTGTCGCCCGGCTTAATAATAAAAGTGCGGGATAAAATTTCTTCCTTGGCGGGAAGGCCCGCAAACAACCAATCATAACGGGCACACAATAAGAAGGAGGAATTTTTTTCATGTAAAATCTGCCACAAAGCGGCGGTTCGCCCGGTATCCGTTTCCGGTAAAGTAAACACAGAAGCGGAAGCGGGCGTAAATTCCCGCGCGGCATGTTCAAAATCGTCCGTGTCGTCGTGCGTGATAAATAAAACGGGTTTAGATTGGGTGAGAAATTGTTTGCAGACAAAAAACGCCCTCGCGGCACTGTTGGGCAGACCGTAGTAGTAAGTAGGGCACAAAGGCTTCGCGTTAGGCATTGTTTTTTCTCAACGCGCGGAGAACGGAACTTAGAAACTCTGCGGTTCCGTTCCGGAAATAAATGCTTCTAAAAATTTGTTGCGTTCGGAAGGCATGGCCAGTTTCCCGGTGGCGGGGTTGATATAGACCAAGGAAATTCCTTCCGGCACGGCGAAATCTTCGTTGGGTTCGTCTTTTAAGATTTCTTCCATAATGCTCGTCCACCAGCGGGCGGTGGTGCTACCGGTAAAACGGGCGCCCTGTTCGTGGGAGGTGTCATCGTCGTAACCCATCCAAGCGGCGGCAGCCGTATGAGGTGTCATGCCGACAAACCACATATCGCGGTGGCTTTGGGTGGTACCTGTTTTGCCGGCTATGTGGCGGCCCAAGCGAGAAACATACGCCCCGCTTCCGCGTTGGGTAACCCCTTTCATCATGTTAATAAGAAGGTAAGAGTTTTGAGGGGAAAATTCAGCCGATTCCAACGGAATATGTTGTTCCAAAATACGGCCGTTGGCATCTTCTACCCGTTCTATATAATAGTTGTCCGTATGAATACCGCCGTTGGCAAAAGTGCTAAGGGCAGCCAAGTGTTCGTCCATTTGCAAAACACTGACCCCTAATGCCAGGGCCGGTACGCGCGGCAAGGCGGCAGTCAGCCCCGCTTTGCGGGCCACACGCACTGTCTCCGGTACGCCGATGGCATCAATCAAATTAACGGCTACTAAGTTTTTAGATTTTTCTAAAGCTTTTCGCAGTGTAATCCAGCCTTCGTTTCTTCCACCGTAGTTTTGCGGAACCCATACATTAAAATCTTTACTGGCAATGAAAGTTTGTTTGGCTAAGTCCAAAGAGTACAAATCGGCATTTTCGTCAAAAGTGCGCCAGTTTCGTCCGTCGTAATAAAACATGGTAGGCAAATCTTTTACCAATGTAGCGGGGGTATAGCCTTTTTGCAAAGCGGCCATCCACACATAGGGCTTAAAGGAAGAACCCGGCTGGCGTTTGGCTTGGGTTACGCGGTTAAATTTACTTTCGCCGAAAGCCCGGCCGCCGACCATAACGCGCACCGCGCCGCTTTTTACATCGCGCACCATAAAAGCCCCTTGCAAGCGCGGATATTCCGCCTCCGGGTCTTTGGGAAGGAGTTCTTCGTCCGTGGGGGTGGTGTCGGCTTCGGTGTCGTTGGGGTCTATTTCGATGCCGAGCCCTTTGGCCACTTGTTCATCGTAGGCTTGCAGGGCTTCGTTCATAATTTTTTCGGCTATGGCCTGTTTTTCAATATCAACGGTAGTATAAATGTTTAACCCCGCCTTCCATAATACATCCATGCCGTATTTAGGTTCTAACATGCGGCGGATATGTTCGATAAAATACTGACCGGGTTTGCTTTCCGGAGCGGGTTGTTTTTCGGGCAGGGGTTCGGCTTTGGCTTTTTCCAACTCTTCTTTGGAAATATAGTTTTGCTGGTGCATGACGTCCAGCACTAAGTTGCGGCGGTTTTTGGCGGTTTCGGGGTTAGCAAAAGGATTGTAGCGTCCCGGTGCGGGAATAAGCCCCACGATAAGTGCCGCTTCCCCGGTAGTAAGTTCGGAAAGTTCTTTGTCAAAATATTTTTTGGCGGCAGCTTTTACCCCATAGGCTCCGCTGCCTAGGTAAATTTCGTTTAAGTATAACTGTAAGATTTCGCGTTTACTGAATTGGTGTTCGATTTGGATAGCCAAAATAATTTCGCGTATTTTGCGAATAATCTTTTTCTCTTGCGTTAAAAATACACCGCGCGAGAGTTGCTGGGTAAGGGTGGAAGCCCCCTGCTTGGCACTGCCGGTGATAATGTCGTGAATCAGTGCGCGTAAAATACCGCGGACGGAAAACCCGGCATGGGAGAAGAAATCGCGGTCTTCCATAGCCACCACCGCATTTTGCAAATCTACGGGGATATCTTCCAACGGCACCATGCTGCGTTTTTCGATGGAAAATTCGTGAATTAAGTTGTTATTGCGGTCAAACACCTTGGTGGTAAGCGAAGGGGTATATTCTTCCATCTCGTACACGGGCGGCAAGCCGGAGAAAATATAGCGCATAAACACTGCCCCGGCCAAAATGCAGATAAACAGCCCCGCCAAAGAGGAAAAAATAAAAAAACGGGAAGTAAATAATTTTGTAATCTTTTTACCCATACACTTAAATTATATCAAAAATCCCTATTGAAAAATGGGGAGGAATTAACTAACCTTTTTGGTAGAAAAACGGAGTAAAAATCTAGTACAATAATAATGCAGGACGAAAGGGGGTATTTATGGCTCAAGAAAAAAACGAAGAGCAGATAAAGCGTAAACGGTCTTGCGAGTTTTCGTGTTCTCAATGTGCCAACCGTTTGGACGGAACCTGCCCGCACGAGGTAGTGAAGTTGTCGTTTCGCCCGGAAGATTTGGAAAATATCAAAAAGAACGGTATGGCCGGTAACGACATAGTTATTTTTATCAATGCCGATACCCAGCAGGCGCTTGTTTTAAGTAATACATTTTCCAATATTACCTTGGAAGATTTAATGAAAGACAGCGCCATACATCAACAGGCTTGGTTGGAAACCCTGAAACACGGGGTTCATCACTACGAGTGGAGTTTTGAAAAAGATAATAGAGTGTATCTTTTCCAAACTACGGTAGTGGCTATGTCGGACGAGAAAGGGGTCGTTACGGGCGGACTTTCTCTATCGCGCGACATCAGTCACTGGGGAGTTGGGCGTAGCAAAGTGCTGCGGGACGGTTCTACCCCGCGTACGCTTTCCCAGATACTTATTTCCGCGCGCGAAATGGAAAAGAAAGATATTGCCAAAGCACTTCACGATGAAGTGGGTTCCATGGCCGTTATTTTGACGGCTCTTTTAAGTGTGGTGAAAACCCGTGTAAAAAAGGGCGAACAAAAACAAGCCTTGGCGGATATATCGCGTTTAGATGGGCAGATTAAAGAAAGTATCGAACGCATCAAAAACATTGTGGTTTCTCTGCGTCCGCCGAGTTTGGAAAACGACGGGGCCCTTGGGGGCGCAATCCGCGAACTCTTGGATAATATCAGCGAACTGACCCATATTCCTTACCAGTTTGATTATAAACCCGTTTCGGGCCAGTCGGGAGTATCGGATCAGGTAAAAATTTTGCTTTACCGCATTGTGCAGGAATCGCTTAATAACATTGTTAAACATGCACAGGCCAAAAATATTTATGTTTTGTTGGAAAAAACAGATGTAATTCGCCTGGTCGTGCAGGACGACGGCGTAGGTTTTAAGGTAAGAAAACAAAACTCTATTCGCCATATCGGGCTGTTAGCCATGAAAGACGGCGTAAAGTTGTTAGGCGGAAAAATTTCCATTAAAAGTTCACCGGGTAAAGGAACGCGCATAGAAGTAATTTGCCCGTGTGTGGTTTATGTGGGGGAAAAATGAAGAAAAAAATTGTACTGGCGGACGACCATGCTATCGTTCGAAACGGCGTGCGTGCCGTGCTTGAAAATTTGGGCAAAGATATGGAAGTAATTGCCGAGATTTCCAACGGGAAAGATTTGGTGGAATTTGCCCAAAATAACAAAGCAGATGTATATGTGGTGGATATTTCCATGCCGATACTAAACGGTATCGAAGCCGTGGACCGTATCGTCAAACAAGATCCCGAAGCCAAGGTGGTTATGCTGAGCATGTATGATGACCGGGTTTCGGTAGAAAAATCGCTCAAGGCCGGGGCCAAAGGTTTTATCGTAAAAGTTTCCACTGCCGATGAAATCGTAGATGCCATCGAAGAAGTATCGGCCGGGCGTTTTTACCTGTGCAGTAAGGTTTCCAAATATGTAGTGCAAGGTTTTTTAGGTAAAACAACTCCCCGTAACAAACGGGATTCTTCGGGCTTAACTCCCAAAGAAAAAGAGGTACTGCAACTCATTGCCGAAGGGTATAGCAGCAAAGATATTGCCAAGTCGTTCAACCTTTCGCTCAATACAATTCATGTGCACCGTAACAACATTATGAAAAAACTGGGTATTCACAAACAGGCGGAACTGGTGCGTTTTGCCATTAAAGAAGGAATTGCCCAACTTTAGTTAAAGGATTTTACTATGCGTATTATTGCCGGCACTGCCCGTGGACGGAGAATTTTTTCCGTGTCTAAAAACTTACCGGTCAAACCGATTTC from Elusimicrobium sp. includes these protein-coding regions:
- a CDS encoding DEAD/DEAH box helicase, coding for MPNAKPLCPTYYYGLPNSAARAFFVCKQFLTQSKPVLFITHDDTDDFEHAAREFTPASASVFTLPETDTGRTAALWQILHEKNSSFLLCARYDWLFAGLPAKEEILSRTFIIKPGDTLPRQQLLDRLEENGYTREDYAETPGQYAARGSVVDIFCLNRPQPLRLYFSGNRIELISSFDLDTQNTRSREEEALILPVQFNDCTSSLADYVSSGIYIFDDPEKEADFSAFSASAVFTRLPHHQAVDCGLKANISFQANFALLEREVNTLQKQGIRITLCCLNRGELDRMTELSADYPSLHALGFKISSLTQGFYSPQDKVAFITTNEILNRHYQAARVIKQFDIQGAKRVRFKELEAGDYVVHQEHGIGRYLGLELMDPGDNPTDCLIIEYRRGSKLYVPMYDFKKVQKYIGAGGKRPTLSVLGGIAWKDVKKRVKEEAQKTAKEILKMEALRQATPAPQVPGDERIEQEFADSFPYTLTPGQQQAIEETLHDLDLQKPMDRVLVGDVGFGKTEVAMRAALKVVLSGKQVMMLVPTTILAAQHYKTFSKRLAGFPVHVQMLCRFQTPKEQQEVIGQLKNGVCDIIIGTHRLMSKDIAFKDLGLVIIDEEHRFGVKQKEKIRAKSSGVHSLMLSATPIPRTLNQSLSALRDISLIDTPPRGRTPIKTVVTPWNNDLAAAAITQELARKGQIYYVYNSVQSMESRYLFLKNLVPQARICMAHGQMDEKELEQTLWDFNQGKYDILLASTIIESGIDITNANTLIVENAQNFGLAQLYQLRGRIGRGETKAYCYLFHPDWLFNKPEQPEDNFADLSAVYWKPKEEKDPTEEAKKRLSALMEFGELGSGFRLALRDMEIRGAGQLLGVKQHGYVNEVGISLYCDLVAAEVKKLRGERVEKNLRATVNLPVPAFIPPDYLPDDADRLKYYKELMDADESKTQTILTRLTDLCGPVPQEVLNLTQLFRLSARAGKLEIYHLDFIDDKLELLFTRRFQMPPNLPGELFNRFGPRNLEFIKSKNGDGLRILVPQEATPLSFATETLVFFERIILTEK
- a CDS encoding PBP1A family penicillin-binding protein — protein: MGKKITKLFTSRFFIFSSLAGLFICILAGAVFMRYIFSGLPPVYEMEEYTPSLTTKVFDRNNNLIHEFSIEKRSMVPLEDIPVDLQNAVVAMEDRDFFSHAGFSVRGILRALIHDIITGSAKQGASTLTQQLSRGVFLTQEKKIIRKIREIILAIQIEHQFSKREILQLYLNEIYLGSGAYGVKAAAKKYFDKELSELTTGEAALIVGLIPAPGRYNPFANPETAKNRRNLVLDVMHQQNYISKEELEKAKAEPLPEKQPAPESKPGQYFIEHIRRMLEPKYGMDVLWKAGLNIYTTVDIEKQAIAEKIMNEALQAYDEQVAKGLGIEIDPNDTEADTTPTDEELLPKDPEAEYPRLQGAFMVRDVKSGAVRVMVGGRAFGESKFNRVTQAKRQPGSSFKPYVWMAALQKGYTPATLVKDLPTMFYYDGRNWRTFDENADLYSLDLAKQTFIASKDFNVWVPQNYGGRNEGWITLRKALEKSKNLVAVNLIDAIGVPETVRVARKAGLTAALPRVPALALGVSVLQMDEHLAALSTFANGGIHTDNYYIERVEDANGRILEQHIPLESAEFSPQNSYLLINMMKGVTQRGSGAYVSRLGRHIAGKTGTTQSHRDMWFVGMTPHTAAAAWMGYDDDTSHEQGARFTGSTTARWWTSIMEEILKDEPNEDFAVPEGISLVYINPATGKLAMPSERNKFLEAFISGTEPQSF
- a CDS encoding sensor histidine kinase → MAQEKNEEQIKRKRSCEFSCSQCANRLDGTCPHEVVKLSFRPEDLENIKKNGMAGNDIVIFINADTQQALVLSNTFSNITLEDLMKDSAIHQQAWLETLKHGVHHYEWSFEKDNRVYLFQTTVVAMSDEKGVVTGGLSLSRDISHWGVGRSKVLRDGSTPRTLSQILISAREMEKKDIAKALHDEVGSMAVILTALLSVVKTRVKKGEQKQALADISRLDGQIKESIERIKNIVVSLRPPSLENDGALGGAIRELLDNISELTHIPYQFDYKPVSGQSGVSDQVKILLYRIVQESLNNIVKHAQAKNIYVLLEKTDVIRLVVQDDGVGFKVRKQNSIRHIGLLAMKDGVKLLGGKISIKSSPGKGTRIEVICPCVVYVGEK
- a CDS encoding response regulator transcription factor, with product MKKKIVLADDHAIVRNGVRAVLENLGKDMEVIAEISNGKDLVEFAQNNKADVYVVDISMPILNGIEAVDRIVKQDPEAKVVMLSMYDDRVSVEKSLKAGAKGFIVKVSTADEIVDAIEEVSAGRFYLCSKVSKYVVQGFLGKTTPRNKRDSSGLTPKEKEVLQLIAEGYSSKDIAKSFNLSLNTIHVHRNNIMKKLGIHKQAELVRFAIKEGIAQL